The Sorangiineae bacterium MSr11367 genome window below encodes:
- a CDS encoding polysaccharide deacetylase family protein — MSVHVSIHDVSPAFRSEIEFALEMSHARGVKPALLVVPNFHGEHPLEEDASFCARLRDLQADGHEIFLHGFFHAAGAPRLRDDSRPGGTFSRFFAQRVVSGGEAEFSDVSADEARARLTEGERILSKAGLHIDGFIPPAWSMPPWMLDILAERRIAYTEDHLYMYAPAARRKKPSLVLNYASRTPSRLFSSVAFCRLAKPAKALVPARIAIHPADMRFRLLRHEVQHLLKWAEGDTVERATALV, encoded by the coding sequence GTGAGCGTTCACGTATCGATCCACGACGTTTCGCCCGCATTCCGTAGCGAAATCGAATTTGCTCTGGAGATGTCGCACGCGCGCGGCGTCAAGCCGGCACTCCTCGTCGTTCCGAACTTCCACGGTGAGCATCCTCTGGAGGAGGACGCGTCGTTCTGCGCACGGCTTCGCGATCTGCAGGCCGACGGCCACGAGATCTTCCTCCACGGCTTCTTCCACGCCGCCGGCGCCCCCCGCCTTCGCGACGACAGCCGCCCGGGCGGCACCTTCTCGCGTTTCTTCGCGCAGCGTGTCGTGTCGGGCGGCGAGGCCGAGTTCAGCGATGTCTCCGCCGACGAAGCGCGCGCGCGCCTCACCGAAGGCGAGCGCATTCTGTCCAAAGCGGGCCTGCACATCGACGGATTCATCCCCCCCGCCTGGTCCATGCCTCCGTGGATGCTCGACATCCTGGCCGAGCGCCGCATCGCGTACACCGAGGATCACCTCTACATGTACGCCCCCGCCGCGCGGCGCAAGAAACCGAGCCTCGTTCTCAACTACGCCAGCCGCACCCCGAGCCGGCTCTTCTCGAGCGTCGCGTTCTGCCGGCTCGCGAAGCCCGCGAAAGCCTTGGTTCCCGCGAGAATCGCGATCCATCCCGCCGACATGCGGTTCCGACTATTGCGGCACGAAGTGCAGCATCTGTTGAAATGGGCCGAGGGCGACACCGTGGAGCGGGCCACAGCGCTGGTTTGA
- a CDS encoding MMPL family transporter codes for MIKRIVAKSVDWAGRNPVIVLMLAIATIVASWSYASHLELRTDLLELLPRDSEGFKAFEHQLGRVGGGADLIVVVESPDRGANERFIDAMSAKLDVTMAEHKACLAECKDDASCRATRCGPDLIAYTETGTKDVRKFFQDNKWLYADLKDLEDADNTLDHQIAIGTGMVTDLSAEEPPAPAPAAKAPAHANPASPAPAGSAAAKAAEKPAEEQKKPALGLDQYRDRWQQKANKSDDFPTGYFATPDGKMLGLRIISKTAGMGDANGEALLRMVEKMVAEVNPKSFHPEMQAGLAGAIANATEERQSIMSDAAWATGMALVLILAGLVVFFRSFWSLLIIILPAFVGIGAAYSFAMVTYGYVNTSGAFLGAIILGNGINYPIVLLSRYREFRARGLPPEQARRDAVWNAFRAELVGASVGGIAYGSLVITNFRGFSQFGLIGFVGMLLVWLSMIPTVPALIVILEWIQERLPPWLRDPSPRINSDGSRGPLMRVIANVTERRPWIFVSIAAVLCVVTAWKLPGYLHDPWEYNFDRLGSRGSKSSGAGSWSTKAEHVFGGKMNIAGALMLADSPEQVPMLKEQIFKNDAADPQGKLIADVTTVDDLLPGTLEDQKKKLEVLERIRDRLTPAVLASMQEDERKRVLEVKPPEELAPVAAKDLPALLRRRFEESNGTLGTVFYVKPQNISLSDGYIALRIAKTTDNVKLANGTVVQTASRSTIFAEIIHAMERDGPLATGASFLAVCLVVLVATSSLRGFVVVIGSLVMGVLWTIGGAALIDMKLNFLNFIALPITFGIGSEYPFNVFDRSRLLGGDITSALKRTGGAVALCSYTTTVGYGALLFNDNQALQSFGKLAMSGEVLCLLAALLVLPSILHIWPQKKREEAHAPRQDTGAAAG; via the coding sequence TTGATCAAACGCATCGTCGCCAAATCCGTCGACTGGGCGGGACGCAACCCGGTCATCGTCCTGATGCTCGCCATCGCCACCATCGTGGCGAGTTGGAGCTACGCATCGCACCTCGAGCTGCGCACGGACCTTCTCGAGCTTCTCCCGCGCGACAGCGAGGGATTCAAGGCGTTCGAACACCAGCTCGGGCGCGTCGGGGGTGGGGCCGACCTCATCGTGGTCGTCGAGTCGCCGGACCGCGGCGCGAACGAGCGCTTCATCGACGCGATGTCGGCGAAGCTCGACGTCACCATGGCGGAGCACAAGGCCTGCCTCGCCGAGTGTAAAGACGATGCCTCCTGCCGCGCCACGCGCTGTGGTCCGGATCTCATCGCGTACACGGAGACCGGCACGAAGGACGTGCGCAAGTTCTTCCAGGACAACAAGTGGCTCTACGCCGACTTGAAGGATCTGGAGGACGCCGACAACACGCTGGATCATCAGATCGCCATCGGCACCGGCATGGTGACCGATCTTTCGGCGGAGGAGCCTCCCGCGCCCGCACCGGCGGCAAAAGCGCCCGCGCACGCCAATCCTGCGAGCCCTGCTCCTGCAGGCTCGGCGGCGGCCAAAGCGGCGGAGAAGCCCGCCGAAGAGCAAAAGAAACCCGCGCTCGGGTTGGACCAGTACCGCGATCGTTGGCAGCAGAAGGCGAACAAGAGCGACGATTTCCCGACGGGTTACTTCGCGACGCCCGACGGAAAAATGTTGGGCTTGCGCATCATCTCGAAGACCGCAGGCATGGGCGACGCCAACGGCGAAGCGCTGCTTCGCATGGTGGAGAAGATGGTCGCCGAGGTGAACCCGAAGTCGTTCCACCCGGAGATGCAGGCCGGTCTCGCCGGTGCCATCGCCAACGCGACGGAGGAGCGGCAGTCGATCATGAGCGATGCGGCGTGGGCCACCGGCATGGCGCTGGTGCTCATTCTCGCGGGCTTGGTCGTCTTCTTCCGGTCTTTCTGGTCGCTGCTCATCATCATTTTGCCCGCATTCGTGGGCATCGGCGCGGCCTATTCGTTCGCAATGGTGACGTACGGCTACGTGAACACGTCGGGCGCGTTCCTCGGGGCCATCATCCTGGGCAACGGCATCAACTACCCGATCGTGCTGCTGTCGCGTTACCGCGAGTTTCGGGCCCGCGGGCTGCCGCCGGAGCAAGCGCGGCGCGATGCCGTGTGGAACGCGTTCCGCGCGGAGCTCGTCGGGGCGAGCGTGGGCGGCATCGCCTACGGTTCGTTGGTCATTACGAACTTCCGTGGCTTCAGCCAATTCGGCCTCATTGGTTTCGTCGGGATGCTGCTGGTGTGGCTCTCGATGATCCCGACGGTGCCCGCGCTCATCGTCATCCTGGAGTGGATCCAGGAGCGGCTGCCGCCGTGGCTTCGCGATCCGTCGCCGCGCATCAACAGTGACGGAAGCCGTGGGCCGCTGATGCGCGTCATCGCGAACGTGACCGAGCGTCGTCCGTGGATTTTCGTGAGCATCGCGGCCGTTCTCTGCGTGGTGACGGCGTGGAAGCTGCCGGGCTACTTGCACGATCCGTGGGAGTACAACTTCGATCGATTGGGCTCGCGCGGGTCGAAGTCGAGCGGTGCGGGAAGCTGGTCGACCAAGGCCGAGCATGTCTTCGGCGGCAAGATGAACATCGCCGGAGCCTTGATGCTCGCGGACTCGCCCGAGCAAGTGCCGATGCTCAAGGAGCAGATCTTCAAGAACGACGCCGCCGATCCGCAAGGCAAGCTCATTGCCGATGTCACGACGGTGGACGATCTGCTTCCCGGCACGCTCGAGGACCAAAAGAAGAAGCTCGAGGTGCTGGAGCGCATTCGCGACCGCCTCACTCCGGCGGTGCTCGCGTCGATGCAGGAGGACGAGCGCAAGCGCGTGCTGGAGGTGAAGCCGCCGGAGGAGCTCGCGCCGGTGGCGGCGAAGGATCTACCCGCGCTGCTTCGCCGCCGCTTCGAGGAGTCGAACGGGACGCTCGGCACCGTGTTCTACGTGAAGCCGCAGAACATCTCGCTTTCCGACGGCTACATTGCGCTTCGCATCGCCAAGACGACGGACAACGTCAAATTGGCCAACGGCACGGTGGTGCAGACCGCGAGTCGGTCGACGATTTTCGCGGAGATCATCCACGCCATGGAGCGCGATGGCCCACTCGCCACGGGCGCATCGTTTTTGGCGGTGTGCCTGGTGGTGCTGGTGGCCACGAGCAGCTTGCGTGGGTTCGTGGTGGTCATCGGCTCGCTGGTGATGGGAGTCCTCTGGACGATTGGCGGCGCGGCGCTCATCGACATGAAGCTCAATTTCTTGAACTTCATCGCGCTGCCCATCACCTTCGGCATCGGCTCGGAGTATCCGTTCAACGTCTTCGATCGTTCGCGTTTGCTCGGCGGCGACATCACCTCCGCGCTCAAACGCACCGGAGGTGCGGTCGCCCTCTGCAGCTACACGACCACCGTGGGCTATGGCGCGCTGCTCTTCAACGACAACCAGGCGCTCCAATCCTTCGGCAAACTCGCGATGTCCGGCGAGGTTTTGTGCCTCCTTGCCGCGTTGCTGGTGCTGCCGTCGATCCTGCACATCTGGCCGCAGAAGAAGAGGGAAGAGGCGCACGCGCCGCGGCAGGACACGGGCGCGGCGGCGGGGTAA
- a CDS encoding glycosyltransferase family 4 protein, which produces MARLEGRKVRVLFINDTARNGGPGRSLFYILKFLDPKVVHRAVVLPRPGVIGELYEQGGVVDDLFFEQNLVENPIEPWNRPMQREDFDAALPLKGVRLAGNVVRGARAIARLSALARRGRFDLLYCNGTNADFAGGALARTSGVPALWHVRYTSLPSAVAPLHDRLAASRGVRRIVCVSRAAAALFPHCPEKVSVIHNALDVEEFNVSRVTPALRAELGLGPDVIVFGSQGRILRRKGYIEMVRAAGIALKDMSPAEKDRVRFVIIGDTPQDFRPDHLAECRALAESLGIQKWMHFAGFRADVKPYVADFDVAVVPSVYPDPLPRAVIESMAMGKPVIAFDVGGVAEMLADGITGTLVRLPRERDVQGGGRESGSDDDSGVRGLAAEFVRYMRDPALRAEQGKLARARIEREFSGERQAKKIQNQILLAAGFGESVENLEASP; this is translated from the coding sequence TTGGCAAGGCTCGAAGGTCGTAAAGTCCGGGTTCTCTTCATCAACGACACTGCCCGCAACGGCGGTCCGGGGCGCAGCCTCTTTTACATTCTGAAATTCCTCGACCCGAAGGTGGTGCACCGCGCGGTGGTCCTGCCGCGCCCTGGGGTCATCGGGGAGCTTTATGAACAAGGCGGCGTGGTCGACGACCTGTTCTTCGAGCAAAACCTCGTCGAAAACCCCATCGAGCCGTGGAATCGCCCCATGCAGCGCGAGGACTTCGATGCCGCGCTGCCGCTCAAAGGCGTCCGCCTTGCGGGCAACGTGGTGCGCGGTGCGCGGGCCATCGCGCGATTGAGTGCCCTGGCGCGACGCGGCCGCTTCGACCTCCTCTATTGCAACGGGACCAACGCGGACTTCGCCGGGGGCGCCCTGGCGAGAACTTCCGGTGTGCCCGCCCTGTGGCACGTCCGATACACGTCGCTGCCGAGTGCGGTCGCCCCGCTACACGATCGGCTGGCGGCCAGCCGCGGGGTGCGCCGCATCGTGTGCGTGTCGCGGGCGGCGGCGGCGCTGTTTCCGCACTGCCCGGAGAAGGTCTCGGTCATCCACAACGCGCTGGACGTCGAAGAGTTCAACGTGTCCCGCGTGACCCCGGCGCTGCGGGCGGAGCTCGGCCTCGGGCCGGATGTGATCGTCTTCGGCAGCCAGGGCCGGATTTTGCGCCGCAAAGGCTACATCGAGATGGTGCGCGCGGCGGGCATCGCCCTGAAGGACATGTCACCCGCCGAAAAGGACCGGGTGCGCTTCGTCATCATCGGCGATACGCCGCAGGATTTCCGCCCCGATCACCTGGCCGAGTGCCGCGCGCTCGCGGAAAGCTTGGGCATCCAGAAGTGGATGCACTTTGCAGGCTTTCGCGCGGACGTGAAGCCGTACGTGGCCGACTTCGATGTCGCGGTCGTGCCGAGCGTGTACCCCGATCCGCTGCCCCGAGCGGTCATCGAATCGATGGCCATGGGCAAGCCCGTGATTGCGTTCGACGTGGGCGGCGTTGCGGAAATGCTCGCCGACGGAATTACCGGCACCCTCGTTCGGTTACCGCGGGAACGAGACGTGCAAGGCGGTGGACGCGAAAGCGGAAGCGATGACGACAGCGGAGTGCGAGGTTTGGCGGCGGAGTTCGTTCGGTACATGCGCGACCCTGCGCTGCGTGCCGAGCAGGGTAAACTGGCACGGGCGCGCATCGAGCGCGAATTCAGCGGTGAACGGCAGGCCAAGAAGATCCAGAATCAGATCCTTCTCGCGGCCGGCTTTGGTGAAAGCGTAGAGAACCTCGAGGCGTCTCCTTGA
- a CDS encoding glycosyltransferase family 4 protein: MIHVLHVVVAGEVGGAERMLCDLASRPEASDALHTIALMTPNPALRELFARAELRVRDRSETRTVHEGPLSFLWSTIGPRDVAWLVEIARAESAQIVQLHTFASQVAGTRAALRLGLPVLRTEHSTRVYDDPSCWPFSRWSLRRAQSAVFVSEHVRRAALNKDPAVFPRARVVRNGVDTERFAYAPPPARGPFTFALVGRLERRKGVDRAIDALRHVAEARLEIVGDGAERARLETMAKECGVEARVRFHGMLSDPREVLQRSHAALCSSREEGLGIANLEAMAIGRPVVASPVGGVPEIVQDGVTGLLALDMSVPALVLRMHDAVKHRDKMIAFGEAARKFVVDRCSIDAMCRAYGRIYAELL; encoded by the coding sequence ATGATCCACGTTCTGCATGTCGTCGTCGCGGGGGAGGTCGGCGGCGCCGAGCGCATGCTCTGCGATCTGGCGTCCCGCCCCGAGGCGAGCGACGCCCTGCATACCATCGCGCTGATGACGCCCAACCCGGCGCTGCGTGAGCTCTTTGCCCGCGCCGAGCTACGCGTGCGCGATCGCTCGGAGACGCGCACGGTGCACGAAGGCCCCCTCTCCTTCTTGTGGAGCACCATCGGTCCGCGCGACGTCGCATGGCTCGTGGAGATCGCACGCGCCGAGTCCGCGCAGATCGTGCAGCTTCACACCTTCGCCTCGCAGGTGGCGGGCACACGCGCCGCCCTGCGCCTCGGACTTCCCGTGCTGCGCACCGAGCACTCCACCCGCGTCTACGACGACCCGAGCTGCTGGCCCTTCTCGCGCTGGTCGCTGCGCCGTGCGCAGTCGGCGGTGTTCGTCAGCGAACACGTACGGCGCGCCGCCTTGAACAAGGACCCCGCAGTCTTTCCGCGCGCACGGGTCGTGCGCAACGGCGTCGACACCGAGCGATTCGCCTATGCGCCACCGCCCGCGCGCGGGCCGTTCACCTTCGCGCTGGTGGGCCGCTTGGAACGGCGCAAAGGCGTCGATCGCGCCATCGATGCCTTGCGCCACGTGGCCGAAGCACGTCTCGAGATCGTCGGCGATGGTGCGGAGCGTGCGCGCCTCGAGACCATGGCCAAGGAATGCGGCGTCGAAGCGCGCGTTCGATTTCACGGCATGCTCTCCGATCCCCGCGAGGTTCTGCAGCGGTCGCACGCCGCGCTCTGCTCCTCGCGCGAGGAAGGCCTGGGCATCGCCAATCTGGAGGCGATGGCGATAGGGCGACCAGTCGTCGCCTCGCCGGTTGGTGGTGTGCCTGAGATCGTCCAAGACGGCGTCACGGGGCTTCTCGCCCTCGACATGAGCGTGCCCGCGCTGGTGCTGCGCATGCACGATGCGGTCAAACACCGCGACAAGATGATCGCGTTCGGCGAGGCCGCGCGAAAATTCGTCGTGGATCGCTGCTCGATCGACGCGATGTGTCGCGCCTACGGGCGCATCTACGCCGAACTTTTGTGA
- a CDS encoding uracil-DNA glycosylase, with the protein MSTPFYSDLPHLHEEIVACRACHRLVDWREKVAREKRRMYSSWTYWGKPVPGFGDPAARIVFVGLAPAAHGANRTGRMFTGDRSGDFLFAALHRAGLANQPTSTSKEDGLALKDTFIVAPVRCAPPDNQPLPEEITACQPFLDRELALLPHTRVLIALGAIAWDAVLRHLERRGLAMPRPRPKFGHGACATIEGAPLLLGSFHVSQQNTQTGRLTPAMFDQVLAVAKRTVGFDTLRKKNSKP; encoded by the coding sequence ATGTCTACGCCCTTTTACTCCGACCTGCCGCACCTCCACGAAGAGATCGTCGCCTGTCGAGCTTGCCACAGGCTCGTCGACTGGCGCGAGAAAGTCGCGCGCGAGAAACGCCGCATGTACTCGAGCTGGACCTACTGGGGAAAACCCGTCCCTGGCTTCGGCGATCCGGCGGCCCGCATCGTCTTCGTGGGCCTCGCCCCCGCGGCGCACGGCGCCAACCGGACCGGCCGAATGTTCACCGGCGACCGCTCCGGCGATTTTCTCTTCGCCGCCCTTCACCGCGCCGGCTTGGCCAACCAGCCCACGAGCACCTCGAAGGAGGACGGCCTCGCGCTGAAGGACACCTTCATCGTGGCGCCGGTTCGTTGCGCCCCGCCGGACAACCAGCCGTTGCCCGAAGAAATCACGGCATGTCAGCCCTTTCTGGATCGCGAACTCGCGCTCCTCCCCCATACGCGCGTGCTCATCGCCTTAGGCGCAATCGCATGGGACGCGGTGCTGCGTCACCTCGAACGACGCGGCCTGGCGATGCCGCGCCCGCGCCCAAAGTTCGGTCACGGAGCCTGCGCCACCATCGAGGGCGCGCCGCTCTTATTGGGCAGCTTTCATGTGAGCCAACAGAACACCCAGACCGGGCGCCTCACGCCGGCGATGTTCGATCAGGTGCTGGCGGTTGCAAAGCGGACGGTCGGTTTTGATACACTCAGAAAGAAAAATTCCAAACCATAA
- a CDS encoding formylglycine-generating enzyme family protein — translation MAGGCAKGVATLEGGRGVPAAAQMEQVQASVAHGGGKAQKAAAGSPRLARTLLGRVGSVFAENTTGSPTVLEQLLPEEDRPVAGGLCPPDMASIDDRFCIDRYEESLVEMLPNGEDRPFSPYNALNGETVRAVSAPHVVPQAYISGTDAGAACARSGKRLCKPAEWQTACMGPQKTTYGYGSQRETRRCNDHGRSAMGVLYGYGAPGDRTFWSMDRMNNPMLNQVEGTLAKTGDHEACTNDYGVYDMVGNLHEWVADPAGTFQGGYYLDTQQNGDGCTYKTKAHEIWYHDYSTGFRCCADVAP, via the coding sequence TTGGCGGGAGGCTGCGCCAAGGGCGTTGCGACGCTTGAGGGCGGCCGCGGCGTTCCCGCAGCCGCGCAGATGGAACAGGTGCAGGCGAGCGTAGCGCACGGAGGCGGCAAGGCCCAGAAAGCTGCGGCCGGCAGCCCCCGGCTCGCGCGCACGTTGCTCGGGCGCGTGGGATCGGTCTTCGCGGAGAACACGACGGGCTCGCCCACGGTGCTCGAGCAGTTGCTCCCGGAGGAAGACCGCCCCGTGGCTGGGGGCCTGTGCCCGCCGGACATGGCCAGCATCGACGATCGGTTCTGCATCGACCGGTACGAAGAGTCGCTGGTGGAGATGCTACCGAACGGGGAAGACCGCCCCTTCTCGCCTTATAACGCCCTCAACGGTGAGACCGTGCGCGCGGTGAGCGCCCCCCACGTGGTCCCGCAGGCGTACATCAGCGGGACCGACGCCGGCGCGGCGTGCGCCCGCTCGGGAAAGCGCTTGTGCAAGCCCGCCGAATGGCAAACGGCCTGCATGGGGCCGCAGAAGACGACGTACGGCTACGGGAGCCAACGCGAGACGCGCCGCTGCAACGATCACGGGCGAAGCGCGATGGGCGTCCTCTATGGCTACGGCGCCCCGGGCGACCGTACCTTCTGGTCGATGGATCGGATGAACAACCCGATGCTCAACCAGGTCGAGGGCACCCTCGCAAAAACTGGTGACCATGAGGCCTGCACCAACGACTACGGGGTCTACGATATGGTAGGCAACCTCCACGAATGGGTCGCGGATCCCGCCGGGACCTTCCAAGGCGGCTACTACCTCGACACGCAGCAAAACGGCGATGGTTGCACGTACAAGACCAAGGCCCACGAAATTTGGTACCACGATTACTCCACCGGCTTCCGCTGCTGCGCGGACGTCGCGCCTTAG
- a CDS encoding SGNH/GDSL hydrolase family protein produces MLLWAPLVAIAPLVGAVVLHGGCSHSGDGPPPQPAPAATGSTGAAPAAVTPELAEADAGIAGAEARDAGPPVRVPSVVLHVGDSTVGYYGGLSKALAERFKAEGAQYYSDVWTSASVVTFDNSDKFKKLIAKHNPDLILITLGTNDVTIPSPQGFAHHIANIAKRTEGRECIWIGPPTWKKDTGIVEVIRQNSAPCRFFDSSLMKMQRRVDGIHPTDKGGETWAGAFWEFYRGSNGNSVTAQ; encoded by the coding sequence TTGCTCTTGTGGGCGCCGCTGGTGGCGATCGCACCGCTGGTCGGGGCCGTGGTTCTGCACGGCGGCTGTTCGCATTCGGGGGACGGTCCCCCTCCCCAGCCCGCTCCGGCGGCCACGGGAAGCACGGGCGCAGCCCCGGCGGCGGTAACACCGGAGCTGGCCGAAGCCGATGCCGGGATCGCGGGCGCGGAAGCGCGGGATGCGGGACCGCCAGTGCGCGTTCCTTCGGTCGTTCTCCATGTCGGCGACTCGACGGTGGGCTACTACGGCGGCCTGTCGAAGGCCCTGGCGGAGCGGTTCAAGGCCGAGGGTGCCCAGTACTACTCCGACGTGTGGACCAGCGCGTCCGTCGTGACCTTCGACAACTCGGACAAGTTCAAGAAGCTCATCGCGAAGCACAACCCCGACTTGATCCTCATCACCCTCGGGACCAACGACGTCACCATCCCGTCGCCCCAAGGCTTCGCGCACCACATCGCGAACATCGCCAAGAGAACCGAGGGGCGCGAGTGCATCTGGATCGGCCCGCCCACGTGGAAGAAGGACACGGGCATCGTCGAGGTCATCCGGCAGAACAGCGCGCCCTGCCGGTTCTTCGATTCGAGCCTGATGAAGATGCAGCGCCGGGTCGACGGCATCCACCCCACCGACAAGGGGGGCGAGACCTGGGCCGGCGCCTTCTGGGAGTTTTACCGCGGCAGCAACGGCAACTCGGTCACTGCGCAGTGA
- a CDS encoding protein kinase has translation MIRRLASGGTSDVLLARPIKPAGDHRPVVLKMLLPSYRDDPQFERLLARDAEAYGRLHHPFVVQLFEVFAVRDKLVIVLEYVDGLALNRLRSQLQGAGGWLDDRASAYLAWCVFSALSAAHTARDPETGILAPVIHRDINPSNVLIPWDGRVKLGDFSIGKVTNVAGDTKAGITKGTFGYMAPEQVRGEKVTEKTDIYTATLLLWEQFARRKAIQYAALPEIEVMRAMAYPHLVSLDVLRPDLPEAIRRAVAVGLEADPAKRELSAESMMEILRDFVAPDEGRRLLQDTLYRLREGEDEPSGRDSSWAKMTPITMDAASDASYNGGAPATGEDSLPAFSIETSDPGAPALITAVDRISTDESDRETLPTSSIAVGAGLARSAIDEFVEDSGYHAAPNDLETTDATSATYGEGPDAEPPTLAREYESRPPSAVSFSELLLPRSAEPMPGRVDLNELANTPSSIPPGHQETLLGGLHGLPPHDPFTTEVDEREAAPPPSTPAPVEETLVSPAPTGFAPPKSVSVSVSDAPPPVRTDGPSSSPEQDLSKTIPSDVPPVVAAGGPSHPLAATVPAIPSQILAQQNPPLIADRAGAGSKSRLLWWLVGGVALFGVGLGAASLFVKQGEPPTAPGGAQASVSEPAKVQDPPPAATPAPPPSATAPAPVVEAKPEPKPEHKPEVKPEPKPEAKPVEAPAAGGNTGTIVVERGGGHRVYVDGKVVAQGAGSHVVSCGKHTVKVGSDGKVQELTVPCGGSVTAQ, from the coding sequence GTGATCCGCCGGCTAGCCAGCGGCGGGACCAGTGACGTGCTCCTCGCGCGGCCTATCAAGCCCGCGGGTGATCACCGCCCGGTCGTGCTCAAAATGTTGCTCCCCTCGTACCGCGACGACCCGCAGTTCGAGCGCTTGCTCGCGCGCGATGCGGAGGCGTATGGGCGGTTGCACCACCCATTCGTCGTGCAGCTGTTCGAGGTGTTTGCCGTTCGAGACAAGCTCGTCATCGTGCTCGAATACGTCGATGGCTTGGCCCTCAATCGGCTGCGGTCGCAACTTCAAGGCGCGGGCGGATGGCTCGATGACCGTGCGAGTGCGTATTTGGCGTGGTGCGTCTTTTCAGCGCTCTCCGCCGCGCATACGGCGCGGGATCCCGAAACGGGAATCCTGGCTCCGGTCATTCATCGCGACATCAATCCGTCGAACGTGCTCATTCCTTGGGATGGCCGGGTCAAGCTGGGTGACTTCAGCATTGGCAAGGTGACCAACGTCGCCGGCGACACCAAGGCGGGCATCACCAAAGGGACCTTCGGATACATGGCGCCGGAGCAAGTGCGCGGGGAGAAGGTCACCGAGAAGACGGATATTTACACGGCGACGTTGCTTCTCTGGGAGCAGTTCGCACGGCGCAAAGCCATTCAATATGCGGCGCTGCCGGAGATCGAAGTCATGCGGGCCATGGCCTATCCGCACTTGGTCTCGCTGGACGTGCTTCGGCCGGATTTGCCGGAGGCCATCCGCCGGGCGGTCGCGGTGGGCCTCGAGGCCGATCCGGCGAAGCGCGAGCTCTCCGCCGAGAGCATGATGGAGATTCTCCGGGATTTCGTGGCCCCGGACGAGGGTCGGCGCCTCTTGCAGGACACGCTCTATCGGCTTCGCGAAGGCGAGGACGAGCCGTCGGGACGCGATAGTTCGTGGGCCAAGATGACCCCTATCACGATGGATGCTGCGTCCGACGCATCGTACAATGGAGGAGCACCTGCGACGGGGGAGGACAGCTTGCCGGCATTCTCTATCGAGACGAGTGATCCGGGCGCACCCGCCCTGATCACCGCTGTGGATCGCATCAGCACGGACGAGTCGGACCGGGAGACGTTGCCAACGTCGTCCATTGCGGTGGGGGCAGGGCTTGCTCGCTCCGCCATCGACGAATTCGTGGAGGACTCGGGCTACCACGCCGCGCCCAACGACCTGGAGACGACGGACGCCACGTCCGCCACCTACGGGGAGGGGCCGGACGCGGAGCCGCCGACGTTGGCGCGCGAGTACGAGTCTCGGCCGCCGTCGGCGGTGTCGTTCAGCGAGCTTCTGCTCCCACGCTCGGCCGAGCCCATGCCCGGTCGCGTGGACTTGAACGAGCTGGCGAACACGCCATCGTCGATTCCACCGGGGCACCAGGAGACGCTTCTGGGCGGGCTGCACGGCTTGCCGCCCCACGACCCGTTTACGACGGAGGTCGACGAGCGCGAGGCGGCACCGCCGCCCTCCACGCCGGCGCCCGTGGAGGAGACGCTGGTCTCGCCGGCGCCGACCGGCTTCGCACCGCCCAAGTCGGTGAGCGTGTCGGTGTCGGATGCCCCGCCGCCAGTGCGGACCGATGGGCCGTCGTCGTCGCCGGAACAGGATCTTTCGAAGACGATCCCGTCGGATGTGCCGCCGGTGGTCGCGGCGGGCGGTCCGAGCCACCCGCTCGCGGCGACGGTGCCGGCCATTCCTTCGCAGATTCTCGCCCAGCAGAACCCACCGCTGATCGCGGACAGGGCCGGGGCGGGATCGAAGTCACGGCTGCTCTGGTGGCTCGTGGGAGGGGTCGCGCTCTTTGGCGTGGGCCTCGGGGCGGCCTCGCTCTTCGTGAAGCAAGGCGAGCCGCCCACGGCGCCGGGAGGAGCCCAGGCATCCGTGTCCGAGCCGGCCAAGGTGCAGGACCCGCCGCCCGCGGCAACCCCTGCACCCCCGCCCAGCGCAACCGCACCTGCGCCGGTCGTCGAGGCCAAGCCGGAACCGAAGCCCGAACACAAGCCGGAGGTGAAGCCGGAACCCAAGCCGGAAGCGAAACCGGTGGAAGCTCCGGCCGCGGGTGGCAACACCGGTACAATCGTCGTGGAACGCGGCGGCGGTCACCGCGTCTACGTCGACGGCAAGGTCGTGGCCCAAGGGGCGGGCAGCCACGTCGTCTCGTGCGGAAAGCACACCGTGAAGGTGGGCAGCGACGGAAAGGTGCAGGAGCTGACCGTTCCGTGTGGCGGCTCGGTCACTGCGCAGTGA